From Cervus elaphus chromosome 33, mCerEla1.1, whole genome shotgun sequence, the proteins below share one genomic window:
- the LOC122688523 gene encoding pro-interleukin-16-like — protein sequence MKVIEGGEKEQLSYTVNGNVVNSSTDSSGSASVASDVSIESTAEATVCPVTLEKTSAGLGFSLEGGKGSLHGDKPLTVNRIFKGVASEQSNTVQPGDEILYLAGTNMQGLTQFEAWNIIKALPDGPVTIVLRRKSLQSKGTPAAGDP from the exons atgaagGTTATAGAGGGTGGAGAGAAAGAgcaactctcctacactgttaatgggaat GTAGTCAACTCCTCCACTGATTCCTCAGGCTCAGCCTCTGTGGCCAGTGACGTCTCCATAGAATCCACAGCAGAGGCCACAGTCTGCCCGGTGACCCTGGAAAAGACCTCTGCAGGACTGGGCTTCAGCCTGGAAGGAGGGAAGGGCTCCCTACATGGGGACAAGCCTCTGACGGTTAACAGGATCTTCAAAGGGGTGGCCTCAGAACAGAGTAACACAGTCCAGCCGGGAGATGAAATCTTATACCTGGCCGGCACCAACATGCAGGGTCTCACGCAGTTTGAAGCCTGGAACATCATCAAGGCGTTGCCTGATGGACCTGTGACGATCGTCCTCAGGAGGAAGAGCCTGCAATCCAAGGGGACCCCAGCTGCTGGAGACCCCTAG